In a genomic window of Pelodiscus sinensis isolate JC-2024 chromosome 32, ASM4963464v1, whole genome shotgun sequence:
- the LOC106732246 gene encoding uncharacterized protein LOC106732246 has protein sequence MFLGVFLLVLHLAATSFAAPAVDVLGQPIEELIDVNSWLDDGSGSPTVTTDTPIQDTPAVTGSPPEVTSALSNTSPLSGTDGATTEAAMETGTTAPAINANTTTPLPVVPDGSATTAQVAESTTTLVDDSNPTLIPDAVTESTTPVNSQENTTALTNTTLIPTTDSNTTESTTETVTTTPGPVPAPPALPIWAILVIILSVAAIIVAGVIGCVVCCRNY, from the exons ATGTTTCTCGGCGTCTTCCTTTTGGTGCTGCACTTAGCAG CCACCAGCTTTGCAGCACCGGCTGTTGATGTCTTAGGACAACCCATCGAAGAGCTCATAGATGTTAACAGCTGGCTGGACGACGGTTCTGGGTCCCCAACTGTCACCACAGACACTCCTATACAGGATACACCTGCCGTCACTGGATCCCCACCAGAGGTCACCTCTGCTCTGTCCAACACCAGCCCGTTATCAGGAACAGATGGTGCCACCACCGAAGCCGCAATGGAAACAGGCACTACTGCACCAG CTATCAACGCCAACACCACCACACCGCTGCCCGTCGTACCTGATGGGTCCGCCACAACTGCTCAGGTTGCGGAAAGTACCACCACGCTGGTTGACGACAGCAACCCCACCCTTATACCAGACGCAGTTACTGAGTCCACAACACCGGTCAACAGCCAAGAGAACACCACTGCCCTGACCAACACCACCCTCATCCCAACAACGGACAGCAACACCACCGAATCGACAACGGAAACAGTCACCACTACACCAG GGCCGGTTCCAGCACCGCCAGCGCTGCCGATCTGGGCGATTCTTGTGATCATTCTGTCGGTGGCTGCCATCATCGTTGCGGGCGTCATCGGATGCGTCGTCTGCTGCAGG AACTACTAA